GTCATCACCAACAGTAGAAATACAACAAATTTCAAGACCATGTGAAGATAGGATGAATTCAAGAGAACGGAGTTTATAACGTGAACATAGTTTAAAATGCTGTATAAATGATTTTTGTACTTGGCACCAACTACAACCCCTTCTGAGAGGTCCTGATGACCTCTTCAGTGGACGTGTATGAAATCAATGCCCTGTTCtgtaacaaagtttttttttttttttttttgaaaccccAATAACATTTTGAGGTAATGTCTGAgatgtttttttatgaaatacaatttgAAAAGTAGTccgatttaaattataattacacaGATTTGGATTCCATCCAATTCCATTGGCCTATTACAGGGCCTAATGTTAACCCAACTGATGGAAATTAATAATAACTGAACTTGTTACAGTTTTgttgcaaagcacaatattatgGTGAAATTAGATCAtgtgttttatttagttaaaaccGAATTGTTGTTGTATAAACATAGCAAAAAGGCTAACAAACACAGGGCTTTTGTAGAGAGCCTGAATAGCTCTGTGGACCAAACTTGGCTCCTCCAGAGTGCGGTCACCAGGAGGACTCTGTCCTTGTCTTCCCTGACTcatctgatgacctgagggatcagagcgatTGGGGTAAAAGTGTAAGTTGTGGGCCAGGGCATCTGAGTCCTTTGAAAAATaggttgggcaatgagagttgcctTCTGAGgtgaagaggtcgacctctgccaACCCGAAAATCTCCCATATTCTGGGAACTGTCTGGGGGGACATTGCTCCAGgatagcatgtctgctcccagattcgttCTGCCAGGTACATGTGTTGCATTGAGCTATCACAGCCTGGGTAAGGCCCATTCCAAGAGGTGCTTTGCCAGTGCACAGAGGTAGTtggacgaaaggccgccttgttgatttatgtaggacaccactgtcatgctatCCAATTGGACTAGGACGTGGCAGCCCTTGGAATGCCTGAAAGGAGTGAAGGGCTCATTCCACTGCAaacatctcgaggcagttgatgtgtAGATGGCTCTCCTCGTGTGACCACGAGCTGAAGGCTGGTCTACCCTCGCACAAAGTGccctaaaacaaaaaacatggacGCATCTGTCGAGAGCACAGTCCTTCTGGAAACCTCCTGTAGTGGTATTCCAAAACttaaccaaacagggttcatccaaggtaTCAAGTCTGCCAAAAAGGCCTGATTGACCTTGATGCGAAATCAGCAGTGCCGCCAAGTgtgaggtgggacccggagtttctGGGGATGTGGAATGCATCAGCACTAGCATCCTCTggaagaacttcagagggaaacaggctttgtttcTGGCGGAAGCTGCGACCTGCTAAATTACCAGGGCACGCTCTGGTGAGACTACAGCCCTCATACGGACTGAGTCGAAGACTGCCCCCAGTAACGTGATACGTTGACTGGGGAGCAGTAAGCTCTTGGcaaaattgaccctgagtcctaggcactctAAGTGGCTGAGGAGCACGGATCTGTGATGGTCTAGCTTGGTCCGCGACTGGGCCAGAATGAGCCAGTCATCGAGATAATTAAGAACACAGATTCCCATCTGCCTCAGAGAGGAAAGCACTGTGTCATGCACTTCATGGAAGTGCAAGGTGCTAGAGACAGCCCGAAGGGAaagactgtatattggtaagctaTGCCCTCAAACACAAATATCAAGAATTGTCTGTGatgggggctatctggatgtgaaagtaagcatctttcagatccagtgagaagaaccagtcctcagGGCAAATCTGTGTAAGgatctgttttaatgtttacataCTGAATGTCCGTCTCGTGAGGAAGAGGTTCAAGAATCTGAGGTCcaagatgggtctgagaccgccatctttcttgaGGACGAGGAAATAATGGCTGTAGAACCCCAATCCGCTTTCTGAGGGGGGAACTATTTCTATGGTTCCCTTCCCTAGCAGAGTCATCACGTCGGCGCGGAGGACCTGAGTGTCGTCCAGTTATACCAAAGTGAGAATCAACCCGTGGAAACGAGGGGGTCTCCGGGTGAACTGCAGTGAGTGGCGGTGGGACTTTGCTCCTTCCTCTTTTTTTCCCAAAGGATCAGGAAGATTTTGGAGGGGTCGAGTCCAGCACAATCCTTGGCCGGGACCTTGACATCTTTGGAAGGTAGCGTGCTTAGCGGGGCGAGCTCGCCGatgctgctccttagggggtgcTGCCTGGGAGATAGAAGGGGCAGGCTTGCTCTGATGCAGAGTCAGCGCAGTCCTGGGCGACTCGAGGCAGAGGCTGATCTGGAGTGTTTGGGAAGGAAGTGTCACATGGCCTGGGatgacttctgtgctgcagtgaaacGCTCAGTGAACCCATCTACAGTAGGCCCGAAGAGACTGGTTGGAGAGACTGGGgcatatggtgacccatactcagaatttgtgctctgcatttaacccatccaaagtgcacacacacacacactgtgaacacgcaccacagcagtgggcagccatttatgctgcggcgcccggggagcagttgggggttcagtgccttgctcaagggcacataagtcgtggtattgccggcccatgattcgaacccacaaccctaggtcaaactctctaaccactaggcaacGACTTCCCCAGAAGTTGAGAAAGGCCACTTCATCTTTCTCCTTGATCTCCATCAAGTTGAGCCAGAGCTGGCACTCTAGCACAATCAAGTTGGCCATGGATCATTCGATGGTCAGGTCTGTGGCTTTTGTGGCGTGCATGGCCAAATCCGTGGTGATACGGAGGTTGCGAAAGGCAGGTGTGTCAGAACCAGACTTGTCTCATATTGAGAGGATGTGGAAAAGCTTGGCGTCCATCCCAGCTCagctctctcattggagagggtgatGCACGCGGGTACTGAGCAGGCGTGGGCTCACCCAAGTCCGGGCACTGAGCCCCTCTACCCCACTGTCTCTTCCTAGCTGGCTCACTGAAGCAGGAAAAACGGGAGGGCGTGAGGGGTGGGACCGCTTTCATTGAAGAAAGCAATCCATGAGCGCAGAGAGGCAAGACTCATGCCCATTTTGGCAGGTTTTGGTGcactgcatcgccacaggctcacGCAGCTTTGCCGCACCGTCATTGGTTCAAAAAGTTTTCAAGTTtgaaccaatggcagtgcagtttcACTGCAGTATTAAAAAAGTCTTCAGCATTGAGGGAAATTAAGCTTTTCCTCAtatgcagtatgagtgaagtatccaAAGGCAACTTAAGAGTTATACCCACCAATTAACCCTTCCATTAAAAGCTGCATACCTTTATCTTTAGctaatttcttctcttcttcttttccttttttttctaaattgggCACCTCATCGCTTTGACCTTTTCCTTTCcatctctgtgtttatttggCACTGGACAATTAACAGATTTCCTGTGAAACACGGTCACGATCAGAAGTCAAGTCTAAACCAATTTGCCTGAAGCCGAGTTCAGACTGCACAATTTTCAAAGTAGTCGggtcactgttcttttcacactgcatAACTATCTTGGCAAGCATTGGTCCAAATATTTAACATGCCAAAAATCTCACGGCTGTCTGGGAATTGTCGGCAATTCACTGCGTGATTGTCACTTGCGTGAACGAGCACCGATTTGCCTGTGATTTTGGCCATTTGTCGGCAATTTCTCAAAACCTGTCGGTGTGCCAAAATCAGGGCTAAAATTGCGGTCTGAACTCAGCTTAAGTGACCACATAATGATTTTGTATAACTTATTTTTAATAGCCATTTCATgcaattcagaaaaacagaaatgtgCAGGAACTGTAGGcctgtattaataatattatgaatgaaatgtacaTTATTTGGAATGGTGGAGGTGTGACTGACTTTAGGCCACTAATTCCATTTGACTATTGCTCTATACAGTGGACCACAGGTTCTATGTATacgttctttgtggaaccattaatgccagtaaagaacctttatcTTTAAGAGTATGtccaaaatatacaataaaacaatatacaataaaaacaaatatacaataaaaacagtcttAAGATGGTGCAAGAATGTTTTCTCACACGGAGAGCTGTTCAGTTTAAGATTTCTGCCATTTATTCACCGGAAGTATGAAGTTGGCCCGTGACTGGTTGATTTATTTGATAGAATAATGTTCAAAATCTACGATAAAATTGTACAAAGGATTGTTTTCACATTTAGATAAGATGCATTAACTTTTGACCATTAAACAATTCGTTTTATGATGCCATTTATTGACCATTAAACAAAAGGCAATACAACAAAAGGTGTCAAACCACACTGAGAGCAAATCTGGTTAAAATTAAAGAGAAACTAACAAACAGTGGGTAAtgactggagtaaaaaaaaattgaaagcaaGTTTAAGCTAAATTGAAGCAACAATACTTTTATTCTCAACACAATTGTTCTTTGTAGAAGAAGCACGGGAATGTGAAACCCTCCACAATCCAGAGTTGATAAGtggccatttgtgtgtgtgtgtgtgtgtgggtgtgtgtgtgtgtgtgtggtgcggtGGGGTGGTGTTTAACTGGTCTCTGGTGAATCCACGTAATCAGGGTTGTGTGGTGGTTGAAGTGAGGTGTGGTCTGTGGGAAGCGCTGGTTGAAGCTGTGCTTGTAGAGCGTACATGATCTGATCTTCATCACATGCAGCCTGACTGAAGAGAGCATAAAACTGACCTGCTGGAAAACGATAATCAGTTGTTCAGTAATTAAAAATAGGATTGAttcccccccacccccctttaTTTCTCATGTAATGtaaagtttctttttttgttgttgtgtgcgTCAGTCATGCCATCTCACCCACTGTCACCACAATCATATTCTCAAAAACTAACACATGGCTCCGTAATGATTTATTCTTGGCATGTGAACAAATAGTTCTGcgacaataaaaaataagtttaggCAGTTTTGAGCTTCCACATATTTTGGCTCTTGACTTCCACTCACATTTTAAGTGGCTCCTATTtgtgatcctggagcacaaaaccttaagtcttaagtcaatggggtatatttttagcattagccaaaaaaaaaatattgttcaaaatgaTCAATTATTCTTTTAtgctaccgtaaatatatcaaaacttaatttttgattagtagtatgcattgctaagaattcatttggacaacttcaaaagcgattttctcagtatttagatttttttttgcaccctcatattccagattttcaaatagttgtatctcagcctaACATTGTCCTATCAATAAaccattaatacattaatagaaagattatttatttattctctattTTGAAACACTGACACTTAAGattgcttttgtggtccagggtaacattTGCTGTTTTGCTTCTCAAAGACGGCGCagacttaaaacaataaaagttcaACAACATTTGGTCTTGTAGAATGTGCTAGGCTTTATTCTTTGTAAAACAGGTAGATGTTTGCAGATCTTACCAGACTCCAGATACTGCATGGTCTCAGTCTATCCAGCACTAGATGTTCTTACTGGCCATGTCATACGAGGGTGGGGGTTCTGGTGCATTTGACTGTCCCTGATATGGTGCTGTCTGCATAGGCTGACCCCCGTAACCTGCTTGAGTCGGCACTGGTTGGTATTGTTGGGGCTGGACTACCTGCATTACTGGCTGCATCTGAATGGATTGTGAATTCATGACTGTAGTTACATTTGTTTGTACCGCAGCtgtggaaaagaaaaacaagacagaaatcaattaataattaaatttgattAGCCTACTGAATCATTTATAAACCCCATTAATGGAACATTTCACCGAAAAATAAACATCTGCTGAACACGTTTccaagaaacaaatctatcaagatattttttactttaaactatCACTTCTGGACAAAGTGAACCATAACAGCActttctcctgtgaaaaagtccaaagtttcacatcaaaatccaccaacatatttgtttagaacagttttgactattttcaaatgtcaacaatgattggtctgtgcatatttctctcctgaatcaGATAATgagataatgaaaaataataaagattttttttttttactggagatggcaatattatggatagaggacttgcaTTTTGGCCAAAAGTGAcaattttgtgatgtttttatcagctgtttggacagcagttgttctgacggcacccattcactgcagaggatcacgtgtgagcaagtgataaaatgataaatttctccaaatcttttcagatgaagaaacaaactcatctacatcttgaatggcctgagcacaagtacattttcagtttttgatcAAGTATTTCTTTAACATTAAAACACTTACTTCTGTGTCTTCTGCACGTTTGATAGAAACAGCAGCAggggcagcagcagcagcagcagcagatgaACAAGATGACGAAGGCCGCAAACCCTGCTattgataaaccaatgataaaacCAAGGTTCCTGCCGCTGGA
This DNA window, taken from Carassius auratus strain Wakin chromosome 47, ASM336829v1, whole genome shotgun sequence, encodes the following:
- the LOC113064722 gene encoding protein shisa-4-like produces the protein MAFTSAVLMFLSAGLFTVTDGADCESYYTSKNKYRPSFNCGFLQHCCGTCNDRFCCPLDILRLSKRDQNMCNIGRNLGFIIGLSIAGFAAFVILFICCCCCCCPCCCFYQTCRRHRTAVQTNVTTVMNSQSIQMQPVMQVVQPQQYQPVPTQAGYGGQPMQTAPYQGQSNAPEPPPSYDMASKNI